AAACTGATGGAGCTTCTAAATCTTTTAACATAGAGTAATTCCAATTCTTGAGCAGGTATACGGCTTTTTGCACATCAGGATTACTGGATGGATATTTCTCCATCGATTTCAGGATAAGAGGAACAAGCATTTGAGCATACCAATCATGAACACTACTCTGAGCTTTCATCATATCATTTAATGTCAATAAACCTGGTTTACCTAATATCATATTTATAGTTTGAGCTCTAGCACCAGGATCCCACCAACCACCAAGTATAAAGTACGGATAATACCTGCCTATACTCATTTGATTTGGTGCGGCTAAGTATCCTTGCTGCGGATTAATACTATGTGGCAGATCTTCAAACGGTATATAACCTGCCCACTCATAATTACCAGTACCGTTCAAGACACTTCTAGATCCAACAACCTTTACTGTATCTCCATTTGGTAGTTTAACTATTCTGAATGGGAACTTACCTGGTTCAATTACAGCAATAGTTCCATATGCATCAGCATACATAAAATTTTGCGAGGGAACATCCCATAATTGTAGCGCATTAAAGAATTGTGTTACATTTTGAGCTTTCATTACATTAATTATTGCTATAGCCTCGTATGTTGCTTTCATGCCTATCCATTCAGCTGATATTGTGAGACCTTTCTTAGTAAGAACTGGTCCATGTATAGTCTCGTTTACTGGTAATATGATCGTATGTGCATCTTTTACATTAATCACCTCTTTTATAACTTTAAAAGTGCGCCACGATCCATTATACCAGTATTCATTAGGATTTGATGGATTTGTTTTCTCTACATAAAAATCTAATACACTTATTTGAGTGTTAGTCAGCCCCCAAGCAATTTTATTATTAAAACCTATTATAATAGCAGGTATACCTACTAAGGTAACACCGTATGCACTAATATCTGGTGAATGAAGATCAGCTTCATACCATAATGATGGCAATTGGAGTTGTAAGTGTGGATCATCCGCAAGCATTGCAAGATTGTTTTCTGATTTTGATGGCGCTATAGCCCAATCGTTACTACCCATAGAATAAGCTAACATGTTATACAAATTATTTTCATACGATTGAACACCTTGTGATTGATTAGTGTATGGATCACCTGCGAGTGCAAGAATCGATTCAATAGCTTCAGTTAGTTTATCTTTGAATGCTGTATCATTAAAGTTGAGACCTGTAGCCCATTGGGAATACCAGTTAAGATTTAAAAGATAGTCAGGCGGCACGTTAATTTTCTTACCATTTATTGTCCCATTGCCCGGAACTACAGTAATATTTTCTTCATAGTATGGATATATTGGATAAAGTTTTAAGGTTTCTTTTGCCCCAATTTTTGTAGCTATTAATGAATATTTCAATGGTTCAAAATAATTTGTTAAGGACCATGCCATGAGCTTTGCAAAAGCAATCGAATCCGTTGGCGTCCATGGATCAGGCTCGTAGTTGAGCAATCTAAACATAAGCGGTAATTTTCCTGATTCTTTGGCTAATTGCATATATACATTAACACCATCAGCGTAAGCCTGATACAATTTATAATAACTTGGATATTCATTTCTAATATAGGACGCAGTTATATTTGCTGCTCTCCACAATCCTATAATTCTCATAAATATATCATTATTAATAGCATTCTTACCCACAATCTCTGCTAAACGTCCTTCTGCGGCTCTCCGCTGAATATCCATCTGCCACAATCGATCTCTTGCATGCATAAAACCTATGGCATAAAAAAGATCATAATCATCATTCGCATATATATGAGGAACCCCTCTCTTATCTATGATAATCTCGACATTACTATGAAGACCTTGAAGTACAAATTTATTCCCGCTCACAGGTGAAGTTGAACTCCAAACACCGTTAGAAATGCTCAACAAGCTCATGATTAAATTGATAGGTTCCAAAAATACTAAAAAAACAATTATTAATACCACGAAAATAGCAACAACAAGGTTCGTGAGTTTCCTGTAATTCATGAATAAAATAAATGAGTACAACGCATATAAGTTTTAAGGTGTCAGACACAAGTTTATAAATATTTTATAGTATAATTTAATGATAAACATGTCAAAAGTCATTGAGATTACTAAATTATTATCAGGCCTTTTAAAGATTGATACTACAAATCCTCCTGGTAATGAAACAGAAGCAGCAAAATATCTATCAGAATGGTTAGCTGAAAGAGGTATTAGATCAGAGATTATAGAATGTGATAAGAATAGAGGTAATCTTATAGCAAGAATACATGGAACAAAAGAGGGGCCTTCGTTATTATTACTTTCACATTTAGATGTCGTTCCTGCCGATCCATCACGATGGAGGGTTCATCCATTCTCTGGCGCAATTAAAGATGAATATGTTTGGGGACGAGGCGCATTAGACATGAAAAGTATGGTTGCGCTCGAAACTTATATTTTTGCAGAGTTAGCATCTATGAATAAACAACCAAAAGGTGACATAATATTTGCTGCAACCGCCGGTGAAGAACGGGGAGGGATTGGTGTTCAATGGCTTTTAAGCAATGCCAAAAATAAGATACTAGCGGACTATGTTATTAATGAAGGTGGAGGTGATGGAATCCAAACGAAAAATGGATGGCTTTTCAGCATACAAGTGGCTGAGAAAGGTGTTTTCTGGCATAGGATAAGGACCAAGGGAACACCGGCACACGGATCAATACCAACGCTGGGAATAAATGCGATAGAAAAAATGAACATCATACTCTCTAGATTATTATCGTTCAAACCAAGAATAGAGCTCACAGAACAATCCAAAAAATATATTGAAACATTACTAAAAATGGAGGAATTATTAGAGGACAATCTCACCGAAAACAATTTGGATTTATTGCTCAATAAATTGGCAGAAAAAGATAAAGGATTATCAGAATATCTAAGAGCGATGACAAGGATCACAATGACACCTACAATAATAAAGGGAGGAGTAAAAGAAAATGTGATACCACATGAATGTGAATTAATTATAGATTGTAGAGCAACACCAGGACATACAAGCGATAGCATTAGAAAAATCATACAAGATTTATATAGCGAACTTGA
This region of Thermoprotei archaeon genomic DNA includes:
- a CDS encoding penicillin acylase family protein → MNYRKLTNLVVAIFVVLIIVFLVFLEPINLIMSLLSISNGVWSSTSPVSGNKFVLQGLHSNVEIIIDKRGVPHIYANDDYDLFYAIGFMHARDRLWQMDIQRRAAEGRLAEIVGKNAINNDIFMRIIGLWRAANITASYIRNEYPSYYKLYQAYADGVNVYMQLAKESGKLPLMFRLLNYEPDPWTPTDSIAFAKLMAWSLTNYFEPLKYSLIATKIGAKETLKLYPIYPYYEENITVVPGNGTINGKKINVPPDYLLNLNWYSQWATGLNFNDTAFKDKLTEAIESILALAGDPYTNQSQGVQSYENNLYNMLAYSMGSNDWAIAPSKSENNLAMLADDPHLQLQLPSLWYEADLHSPDISAYGVTLVGIPAIIIGFNNKIAWGLTNTQISVLDFYVEKTNPSNPNEYWYNGSWRTFKVIKEVINVKDAHTIILPVNETIHGPVLTKKGLTISAEWIGMKATYEAIAIINVMKAQNVTQFFNALQLWDVPSQNFMYADAYGTIAVIEPGKFPFRIVKLPNGDTVKVVGSRSVLNGTGNYEWAGYIPFEDLPHSINPQQGYLAAPNQMSIGRYYPYFILGGWWDPGARAQTINMILGKPGLLTLNDMMKAQSSVHDWYAQMLVPLILKSMEKYPSSNPDVQKAVYLLKNWNYSMLKDLEAPSVWWFWLSSFYNITFITKYREIGIRVNQYPYPGTVLYLALNEPNSQWFDGNFYKKASQALINAVEELRSKLGENWTWGRYHTLYLEHISQLKPLSIGPLPEDGDPFTLMAAPFSNIFYGPVKHGPSWRMIVVMNKTGPVAYGVYPGGQSENPVNNHYSDFVDEWLTYKYNRLLLENNPEQIPSEIIEETITLLPKSSASIFLGDDANEI
- a CDS encoding M20/M25/M40 family metallo-hydrolase is translated as MSKVIEITKLLSGLLKIDTTNPPGNETEAAKYLSEWLAERGIRSEIIECDKNRGNLIARIHGTKEGPSLLLLSHLDVVPADPSRWRVHPFSGAIKDEYVWGRGALDMKSMVALETYIFAELASMNKQPKGDIIFAATAGEERGGIGVQWLLSNAKNKILADYVINEGGGDGIQTKNGWLFSIQVAEKGVFWHRIRTKGTPAHGSIPTLGINAIEKMNIILSRLLSFKPRIELTEQSKKYIETLLKMEELLEDNLTENNLDLLLNKLAEKDKGLSEYLRAMTRITMTPTIIKGGVKENVIPHECELIIDCRATPGHTSDSIRKIIQDLYSELEYDFEFIHVSEPTWSPINTSLFKILKNSIKKYVADAQVAPLMVTGGTDSRYFRTLGIPAYGFQPLMIEGSYSEWAKLIHGDNERISIRNLEFGYKVLSDAIKTFMY